The Cyanobacterium sp. T60_A2020_053 genome includes the window TTGGTGAATGGAATGATCTTTTTAAACCTTTGGTATTTACTACTAATCCTAATTTAACTACTGTTCAATTAACTTTAGCATCTTTTCAAGAACAGTTTACCAGTGATTGGTCTTTGTTGATGGCAGGAGTGGTATTAGTAACTTTACCTGTGATAATTTTATTTATTATCGGACAAAAACAGTTTATTCAGGGTATTGGTACAACGGGAATGAAAAATTAGCCTTAAATAGTGTCAAAAGATGATGTTATTATTAATTTGAGTAATTAAGAGAGAATAGGATAATTTTTGTTTTTAGGTGCTTTATGTCTAATCCAATATTGTGGCTGGGATTATCTTTTGCTTTAGTTGCTGTTAGTTTAATGGCTGTGTTAATTACTTTAATTCCTGTGGCTTTACAGTTAAGTCATACAGCGCACTCCGCCGAAAAATTACTCGATACGCTGAATAGAGAATTTCCTGATGCTTTAGAATCTCTCAAGGCTACCAATACAGAAATTACGGAGTTAACCGCAGAGATAAAAGAAGGGGTGAAGGGCGCTACATCGGTGACAAAACAAGTAGAAACTAATGTTAGTCAGGGGATTTCGGTAGCACGAAAACAGGTTAACGGCATTCAAGTTAAAAGTCGTGGTTTGT containing:
- a CDS encoding DUF948 domain-containing protein, whose translation is MSNPILWLGLSFALVAVSLMAVLITLIPVALQLSHTAHSAEKLLDTLNREFPDALESLKATNTEITELTAEIKEGVKGATSVTKQVETNVSQGISVARKQVNGIQVKSRGLWVGIKTGWQTWQNYPRE